From Acidipropionibacterium acidipropionici, one genomic window encodes:
- a CDS encoding SDR family oxidoreductase yields MRDETPDDGATARTSSPDTDHSLAGRTILVTGVSRRRGIGFGIARALAEAGAHLVIHHYAPHDEHQPWGSDDVAALLADLDAARPGCVVADVSLDLARTGAAKQLIEAATRAAGRLHGLVCNHARSGGDGSLFDVDETLLDGHWRANARSTILLTRYFAEQFEPRSPQSPTAPGQHLTREPHDDRSSGRVVWLTSGQIDSPMPGEVAYATSKAALAGVTKTVCAELLSRGVALNTINPGPVSTGYMDPETADRPLDELRAMEARQPFGRFGAPEDAARLVAWLMSPASRWVVGQVITSDGGFSLG; encoded by the coding sequence ATGCGCGACGAGACTCCCGACGACGGGGCGACCGCCCGGACCTCATCCCCTGACACGGACCACTCCCTGGCCGGACGGACGATTCTGGTCACCGGCGTCTCGCGGCGCCGAGGTATCGGGTTCGGCATCGCGCGCGCCCTGGCCGAGGCCGGCGCCCACCTGGTGATCCACCACTACGCACCCCACGACGAGCACCAGCCCTGGGGGTCCGACGACGTCGCCGCCCTGCTGGCCGATCTCGACGCCGCCCGTCCCGGCTGCGTCGTCGCCGACGTCTCACTGGACCTGGCTCGCACCGGTGCGGCGAAACAGCTCATCGAGGCTGCCACCCGGGCTGCCGGAAGGCTCCACGGGCTGGTCTGCAACCATGCCCGCAGCGGCGGCGACGGCTCCCTCTTCGACGTCGACGAGACGCTGCTCGACGGCCACTGGCGGGCCAACGCCCGCTCCACGATCCTGCTCACCCGGTACTTCGCCGAACAGTTCGAACCAAGGTCTCCGCAGTCCCCCACCGCACCTGGACAACACCTGACCCGCGAACCGCATGATGACCGATCGAGCGGAAGAGTCGTCTGGCTCACCTCGGGCCAGATCGACTCCCCGATGCCGGGAGAGGTGGCCTACGCGACCAGCAAGGCGGCCCTGGCCGGCGTCACGAAGACCGTCTGCGCCGAACTGCTGAGCCGCGGAGTCGCCCTCAACACGATCAATCCCGGGCCGGTCAGCACCGGCTACATGGATCCTGAGACCGCCGACCGTCCCCTCGATGAGCTCCGGGCGATGGAGGCCCGACAGCCCTTCGGCCGCTTCGGCGCACCCGAGGACGCCGCCCGGCTCGTCGCCTGGCTGATGTCGCCGGCGTCCCGCTGGGTCGTGGGCCAGGTCATCACCAGCGACGGCGGTTTCAGCCTTGGCTGA
- a CDS encoding PadR family transcriptional regulator, whose amino-acid sequence MNRQMTEMLKGTLEGIVLLLLSHRPAYGYEITAWLRDHGFTDIAEGTVYALLVRIERRGLVDVEKVPSQKGPPRKMFSINDQGRDYLDEFWETWSFLVERLQELHEGAS is encoded by the coding sequence GTGAACCGACAGATGACGGAGATGCTCAAGGGCACCCTCGAGGGCATCGTCCTGCTCCTGCTGTCGCACCGCCCCGCCTACGGGTACGAGATCACGGCGTGGCTGCGCGATCACGGCTTCACCGACATCGCCGAGGGCACCGTCTACGCCCTGCTTGTGCGCATCGAGCGCCGCGGGCTCGTGGACGTGGAGAAGGTCCCCTCCCAGAAGGGCCCGCCACGCAAGATGTTCTCCATCAACGATCAGGGACGCGACTACCTCGACGAGTTCTGGGAGACCTGGAGCTTCCTCGTCGAACGACTTCAAGAGCTTCACGAAGGAGCGTCATGA
- a CDS encoding DUF1048 domain-containing protein, protein MMRHIVEKLVGNLEDKRRWRDHKARVKALPPNYRTAAEAIERYLLRVGAFSDGRVMVDMLEDLDALFEQAVADATPVRTIVGEDPADFAETFLASYSGKNWIDKEREMLSEAIDQAQSDNEGGTGHDAAGSAEDES, encoded by the coding sequence ATGATGCGACACATCGTCGAGAAACTGGTTGGAAATCTGGAAGACAAGCGCCGCTGGCGCGATCACAAGGCCCGGGTCAAGGCGCTCCCGCCCAACTACCGGACGGCAGCCGAGGCGATCGAGCGCTACCTGCTGCGGGTCGGTGCCTTCAGCGACGGCCGTGTGATGGTCGACATGCTCGAGGACCTGGACGCCCTGTTCGAGCAGGCGGTCGCCGACGCCACCCCGGTGCGGACGATCGTCGGCGAGGATCCGGCCGACTTCGCCGAGACCTTCCTGGCGAGCTACTCCGGGAAGAACTGGATCGACAAGGAGCGCGAGATGCTCTCCGAGGCGATCGATCAGGCGCAGAGCGACAACGAGGGCGGTACGGGCCACGACGCCGCCGGCAGCGCGGAGGACGAGTCATGA
- a CDS encoding ABC transporter ATP-binding protein, producing MTAPAIEVSGLTKSFGDLRVLEGVDLTVPRGSIYALLGQNGAGKTTLVRILSTLLPADAGTATVAGHDIAAQPDRVRASISLTGQFAAVDEVLTGRENLVLIARLRHVTHPETVAYELLTRFGLTDAGRRRTATYSGGMRRRLDIAMSLVGGPSVIFLDEPTTGLDPQGRRDVWQTVKDLAGRGTTVLLTTQYLDEAEELADRIALLNQGRIIAEGTLADLKKLIPAPRVEYVEKQPSLEEIFMAITSEIPATDADSATHAQQGAAR from the coding sequence ATGACCGCACCGGCCATCGAGGTCTCGGGGCTGACGAAGTCCTTCGGCGACCTGCGCGTCCTGGAAGGCGTCGATCTGACCGTCCCCCGCGGCAGCATCTACGCCCTCCTGGGCCAGAACGGGGCGGGCAAGACCACTCTGGTGAGGATCCTGTCGACCCTGCTGCCCGCCGACGCCGGGACGGCCACCGTGGCCGGACACGACATCGCCGCACAGCCGGACCGGGTGCGCGCCTCCATCAGCCTCACCGGCCAGTTCGCCGCGGTGGACGAGGTGCTCACCGGACGGGAGAATCTCGTCCTCATCGCCCGGCTGCGACACGTGACTCATCCCGAGACGGTGGCCTACGAGCTGCTCACCCGCTTCGGCCTCACCGACGCCGGACGACGCCGCACCGCCACCTATTCGGGTGGCATGAGACGGCGTCTGGACATCGCCATGAGCCTGGTCGGCGGCCCGTCGGTGATCTTCCTCGACGAGCCCACCACCGGTCTGGACCCACAGGGCCGCCGCGACGTCTGGCAGACCGTCAAGGACCTCGCCGGCCGGGGAACCACGGTGCTTCTCACCACCCAGTACCTCGACGAGGCCGAGGAGCTGGCGGATCGGATCGCGCTCCTCAACCAGGGCCGCATCATCGCCGAGGGCACCCTGGCGGATCTCAAGAAGCTCATCCCCGCGCCGAGGGTCGAGTACGTCGAGAAGCAGCCCAGCCTGGAGGAGATCTTCATGGCCATCACCTCCGAGATCCCCGCGACAGACGCCGACTCGGCCACGCACGCTCAGCAAGGAGCCGCACGATGA
- a CDS encoding ABC transporter permease, with the protein MSTLAIQDTSVLTGRSLRHILRSPDTIITTVMMPIAFLLLFVYVFGGAIRAGSGAYVNYLMPGILLITVATGISYTSYRLFTDMQDGMVERLRSMPIARSSVLWAQVLTSLVANIISVVIVIGVSLIMGFRSRAGIGSWLGVGGIVVLFTLALTWVAIIPGLTARSTDGAVAFSYPLIFLPFISSAFVPTASMPGPVRWFADHQPVTPLVNSIRSLLAGRPADADLWVGLAWCAGILVAAYVVATRIYRRRVR; encoded by the coding sequence ATGAGCACCCTCGCCATCCAGGACACCTCGGTGCTCACCGGAAGATCCCTGCGCCACATCCTGCGCAGCCCCGACACGATCATCACGACCGTGATGATGCCGATCGCCTTTCTGCTGCTCTTCGTCTACGTCTTCGGCGGCGCCATCAGAGCAGGATCGGGCGCCTATGTGAACTACCTGATGCCCGGGATCCTGCTGATCACGGTGGCGACCGGCATCTCCTACACCTCCTACCGGCTCTTCACCGACATGCAGGACGGCATGGTCGAGCGGCTGCGCTCCATGCCGATCGCCCGCTCCTCGGTGCTGTGGGCGCAGGTACTGACCTCGCTTGTGGCCAACATCATCTCGGTGGTGATCGTGATCGGCGTCTCGCTGATCATGGGGTTCCGCAGCCGCGCCGGGATCGGATCATGGCTCGGAGTAGGTGGGATCGTGGTGCTGTTCACCCTGGCCCTCACCTGGGTCGCCATCATCCCGGGACTGACCGCCAGGAGCACCGACGGTGCCGTCGCCTTCTCCTACCCGCTGATCTTCCTGCCCTTCATCAGCTCGGCCTTCGTGCCGACCGCGTCGATGCCGGGGCCGGTCCGGTGGTTCGCAGATCATCAGCCGGTGACGCCGTTGGTGAACTCGATCCGGTCCCTTCTGGCCGGCAGGCCGGCCGACGCCGATCTGTGGGTCGGCCTGGCGTGGTGCGCCGGGATCCTCGTCGCGGCATACGTCGTCGCGACGAGGATCTACCGACGCCGGGTCCGCTGA
- the rbsD gene encoding D-ribose pyranase — protein MRRAGLLNPALCAAVAGLRHTDTFVVADCGLPVPAGVPVIDLSLVFGIPRFNEVLEAVLDEIVVDHVVIADEAVGGAPEGWVRSRIDDVVTISHEELKKEVAGASFVVRTGETTSFANVIVSCGVPF, from the coding sequence ATGAGACGCGCTGGTCTGCTCAATCCGGCGCTGTGCGCCGCGGTTGCCGGGTTGCGTCATACCGACACCTTCGTGGTGGCCGACTGCGGCCTCCCTGTGCCGGCCGGGGTGCCCGTGATCGACCTGTCCCTGGTCTTCGGGATCCCGCGCTTCAACGAGGTGCTGGAGGCGGTGCTCGACGAGATCGTCGTCGACCACGTGGTGATCGCCGACGAGGCCGTCGGAGGCGCGCCCGAGGGCTGGGTACGGAGCCGCATCGACGACGTCGTCACCATCAGTCATGAGGAGCTCAAGAAGGAGGTGGCCGGGGCCTCCTTCGTGGTGAGGACGGGGGAGACGACGTCATTCGCCAATGTCATCGTCTCCTGCGGGGTGCCCTTCTGA
- a CDS encoding ribokinase: MSQRIVVVGSVNADLRVTVERHPRPGETLLGGDGTVTPGGKGANQALAAARAGGNVTMIGAVGHDPNAAAALDLLRGSGADLSGIAEVDGPTGVAVVMVAASGENEIVYIPGANATVGADAVASHAELLGQAAVVLCQGETPADGIARAQALAGGRLVLNPAPVIELPPEVITAADPLIVNEHEGALVARMLDPDADVAALEEDPGGCVGALRAAGCRSVVMTLGSAGALVAEGDDVTAIPAVRVDAVDTTGAGDAFAGALSARLAEGGTLLEACGYAARFAALTVTRTGAQASFPSAEEVAGLRGEGR; this comes from the coding sequence GTGAGTCAGCGCATCGTCGTCGTCGGGTCGGTCAACGCCGACCTGAGAGTCACCGTCGAGCGACATCCCCGACCGGGGGAGACGCTGCTCGGCGGGGACGGCACCGTCACCCCGGGCGGCAAGGGGGCCAACCAGGCCCTGGCCGCCGCCCGGGCGGGCGGCAACGTCACCATGATCGGGGCTGTGGGCCATGATCCGAACGCCGCCGCGGCCCTGGATCTGCTGCGCGGGTCGGGCGCCGACCTGTCGGGGATCGCCGAGGTCGACGGTCCCACCGGGGTCGCGGTGGTGATGGTGGCCGCATCCGGGGAGAACGAGATCGTCTACATCCCCGGCGCCAACGCCACCGTCGGCGCCGATGCCGTCGCCTCCCACGCCGAGCTGCTGGGCCAGGCAGCGGTCGTGCTGTGTCAGGGGGAGACCCCCGCCGACGGCATCGCCCGAGCCCAGGCCCTTGCCGGAGGTCGGCTCGTGCTCAACCCGGCACCGGTGATCGAGCTGCCGCCCGAGGTGATCACGGCCGCCGATCCGCTGATCGTCAACGAGCATGAGGGGGCCCTGGTGGCCCGGATGCTCGATCCCGATGCCGACGTCGCTGCGCTGGAGGAGGATCCCGGAGGCTGTGTCGGGGCATTGCGGGCGGCCGGCTGCCGATCCGTCGTGATGACCCTCGGCTCGGCGGGAGCGCTGGTGGCCGAGGGCGACGACGTCACCGCGATTCCGGCAGTCAGGGTCGACGCGGTGGACACCACGGGGGCCGGGGACGCCTTCGCCGGCGCCCTGTCGGCGCGGCTCGCCGAGGGCGGGACACTGCTGGAGGCCTGCGGTTACGCGGCACGATTCGCCGCGCTGACCGTCACCAGGACCGGCGCCCAGGCCTCCTTCCCGAGCGCCGAAGAGGTGGCCGGGCTGAGGGGTGAGGGCCGATGA
- a CDS encoding D-ribose ABC transporter substrate-binding protein: MKFTHMTRSLAVVMTGALALGGLTACNRDGGTASSSKGTVVLAVSTQTNPFFVQLANGAKAEAKAKGVDLKIQDASDDPATQANQISNAISTQAKVVIVNPTDSDAIAPSVKSLNKAKIPVIAVDRGSSSGDVDSFIASDNVAGGRQAAKELAQQMGDKGEVIHLQGTPGTSSSRDRGKGFTEEIAKHTGIKVVAKQTANFDRSKALDVTTNLVQAHSSVTGLFAENDEMAIGAVSALGSKAGKSVKVVGFDGTADGFKAVAAGTMAATIAQQPSELGKTAVDQAADILAGKKVAATTPIKVITVTKDNVKDYQ; encoded by the coding sequence ATGAAGTTCACACATATGACACGGTCCCTCGCGGTGGTAATGACGGGCGCTCTGGCTCTCGGCGGGCTGACTGCCTGCAACCGCGACGGAGGCACGGCGTCGAGCTCCAAGGGGACGGTCGTGCTGGCCGTCTCCACCCAGACCAACCCGTTCTTCGTCCAGCTCGCGAACGGGGCGAAGGCTGAGGCGAAGGCCAAGGGGGTCGACCTCAAGATCCAGGACGCTTCCGACGATCCGGCCACCCAGGCCAACCAGATCTCCAACGCCATCTCCACCCAGGCGAAGGTCGTCATCGTCAATCCGACCGACTCGGACGCCATCGCACCCTCGGTGAAGTCGCTCAACAAGGCCAAGATCCCGGTCATCGCCGTGGACCGCGGATCCTCCAGCGGGGACGTCGACTCCTTCATCGCCTCGGACAACGTCGCCGGAGGCCGACAGGCCGCCAAGGAGCTGGCCCAGCAGATGGGGGACAAGGGAGAGGTGATCCACCTTCAGGGCACCCCGGGCACCTCCTCCAGCCGAGACCGTGGCAAGGGTTTCACCGAGGAGATCGCCAAGCACACCGGCATCAAGGTCGTGGCCAAGCAGACGGCCAACTTCGACCGATCCAAGGCCTTGGACGTGACGACCAACCTCGTCCAGGCCCACAGCTCTGTCACAGGACTGTTCGCAGAGAATGACGAGATGGCCATCGGCGCCGTCTCCGCCCTGGGATCCAAGGCGGGCAAGAGCGTCAAGGTGGTCGGATTCGACGGCACCGCGGACGGTTTCAAGGCAGTGGCAGCCGGCACGATGGCCGCAACCATCGCCCAGCAGCCCTCCGAGCTCGGCAAGACCGCGGTCGACCAGGCCGCTGACATCCTGGCTGGTAAGAAGGTGGCCGCCACCACGCCGATCAAGGTGATCACGGTCACGAAGGACAACGTGAAGGACTACCAGTGA
- a CDS encoding ABC transporter permease — MTSAVSAPTRPSPMARLGHWALNHGALVGLIILCIALFIATPDFLTVSNIINVGIQTAVVAILAFGMTFVIITAGIDLSVGSLAAFSAMVSAWMFTSASMPGWLTLIIGLLAGLVAGAVSGLAVAYAKLPAFIATLAMMSVARGLTLVISDGTPIPTAGAVNWLGDDLGPIPVPVIMMALAGVACWFVLSRTVLGRSLYAIGGNPEAARLSGLPVKHTLVVVYALSGLFAGLAGLVLAGRLSSAQPQAGVSYEMDAIAAVVIGGASLAGGAGKASGTFIGAILLAVIRNGLNILNVSSFWQQVVIGCVIAVAVGFDVFRTRKES; from the coding sequence ATGACCAGCGCGGTCTCCGCCCCCACCCGGCCCTCCCCGATGGCCAGGCTCGGCCACTGGGCGCTCAATCACGGCGCCCTCGTCGGCCTCATCATCCTGTGCATCGCCCTGTTCATCGCGACACCGGATTTTCTCACCGTCTCCAATATCATCAATGTCGGAATCCAGACAGCTGTGGTCGCGATCCTGGCATTCGGAATGACCTTCGTCATCATCACAGCCGGAATCGACCTGTCGGTCGGATCCCTGGCCGCATTCTCGGCGATGGTGTCGGCCTGGATGTTCACGAGCGCCTCGATGCCCGGTTGGCTGACCCTCATCATCGGACTGCTCGCCGGTCTGGTGGCCGGGGCCGTGTCCGGTCTGGCGGTCGCCTACGCCAAGCTGCCGGCCTTCATCGCCACCCTGGCGATGATGAGCGTGGCCCGTGGCCTCACCCTGGTGATCTCCGACGGCACCCCGATCCCTACCGCCGGTGCGGTCAACTGGCTCGGTGATGACCTGGGCCCCATCCCGGTGCCTGTGATCATGATGGCTCTGGCGGGCGTGGCCTGCTGGTTCGTCCTCTCCCGCACCGTCCTGGGGCGCTCCCTGTACGCCATCGGCGGCAACCCCGAGGCCGCCCGCCTCTCCGGACTGCCGGTCAAGCACACTCTGGTCGTCGTGTACGCCCTGTCCGGGCTGTTCGCCGGGCTCGCCGGCCTGGTGCTGGCGGGGCGACTGTCCTCGGCCCAGCCACAGGCCGGGGTGTCCTACGAGATGGACGCCATCGCCGCCGTCGTCATCGGCGGCGCCTCCCTGGCGGGTGGCGCCGGCAAGGCATCAGGAACATTCATCGGCGCCATTCTCCTGGCGGTGATCAGGAATGGCCTCAACATCCTCAACGTCTCCTCGTTCTGGCAGCAGGTCGTCATTGGCTGCGTCATTGCCGTCGCCGTTGGTTTTGATGTGTTCCGTACTCGAAAAGAATCCTGA
- a CDS encoding sugar ABC transporter ATP-binding protein yields the protein MTENPDAAVGGPVLRLDHVTKSFGPVTVIDDVSVDVTPGRVRVLLGENGAGKSTLIKMMAGIYHPDSGSVIIDGRPTELPDVKAAEAQGIAVIHQELNLVPQLSVAENIMLGRTPRSGGLVQWGPLRRAARAALEKIGLDVDPDRLVGSLSSAQQQLVEIAKALSIDARVLILDEPTAALTRRETTQLFSVMDDLAARGVAMVFISHHLDEIPRAGHDVTVLRDGHEIAQVPATTPEPELVRMMVGRDIDDQFPRRRHGTGEVLLDVQGLTREGVFSDISFQVHAGEVLGLSGLVGAGRSEVVRAIFGADHYDSGTVTVRGRLLRPGDVGAAIRHGVGQVPEERKSQALVLGGSVADNIGYATLRSTAHAGLVDRAGQRRRAGEVAEKLRIRMAGLDQPMSNLSGGNQQKAVFGRWVLAQSEVLLLDEPTRGVDVGAKVEIYELINQITDAGGAVLMVSSELPEVLGMSDRIAVMANGRLTGILDADSATEDEVMTLSVKNVDDAVSATPTNH from the coding sequence ATGACCGAGAACCCCGACGCCGCCGTCGGAGGGCCGGTTCTGAGACTCGACCACGTCACCAAGAGCTTCGGCCCGGTCACGGTGATCGACGACGTGAGCGTCGACGTCACACCGGGACGAGTCCGAGTCCTGCTCGGGGAGAACGGGGCCGGCAAGTCGACGCTGATCAAGATGATGGCCGGGATCTACCACCCCGATTCGGGATCGGTGATCATCGACGGCAGGCCCACTGAGCTGCCCGACGTCAAGGCTGCAGAGGCGCAGGGTATCGCCGTCATTCACCAGGAGCTCAATCTCGTCCCCCAGCTGTCGGTGGCCGAGAACATCATGCTCGGCCGCACCCCGCGCAGCGGTGGGCTGGTCCAATGGGGGCCGCTGCGGCGGGCCGCACGGGCCGCCCTGGAGAAGATCGGCCTGGACGTCGACCCCGACAGACTGGTGGGATCGCTCAGCTCGGCCCAGCAGCAGCTCGTCGAGATCGCCAAGGCACTGTCGATCGACGCGCGGGTGCTGATTCTCGACGAGCCCACCGCTGCCCTGACCCGCCGCGAGACGACCCAGCTGTTCTCTGTGATGGACGACCTGGCCGCCCGGGGTGTCGCCATGGTGTTCATCTCCCATCACCTCGACGAGATCCCGCGGGCCGGCCATGACGTCACGGTGCTGCGCGACGGACACGAGATCGCCCAGGTACCGGCCACCACGCCCGAGCCCGAACTGGTGCGGATGATGGTCGGCCGGGACATCGATGACCAGTTCCCCCGACGCCGTCACGGCACCGGCGAGGTGCTGCTGGACGTCCAGGGGCTCACCCGGGAAGGGGTCTTCTCCGACATCAGCTTCCAGGTCCACGCCGGAGAGGTGCTCGGTCTGTCCGGACTGGTGGGGGCGGGACGCTCCGAGGTGGTGCGGGCGATCTTCGGCGCCGACCACTACGACTCCGGAACCGTGACGGTGCGCGGACGGCTGCTGCGACCGGGCGACGTCGGTGCGGCCATCCGCCACGGCGTCGGTCAGGTGCCCGAGGAGCGCAAGTCCCAGGCCCTGGTGCTCGGCGGCAGCGTCGCCGACAACATCGGCTACGCCACGCTGCGGTCCACCGCTCACGCCGGGCTCGTCGACCGGGCCGGGCAGCGGCGCCGCGCCGGCGAGGTGGCGGAGAAGCTGCGCATCCGGATGGCCGGGCTCGATCAACCCATGAGCAACCTGTCGGGCGGCAACCAGCAGAAGGCCGTGTTCGGTCGATGGGTGCTGGCCCAGTCCGAGGTGCTGCTGCTCGATGAGCCGACCCGTGGCGTCGACGTCGGCGCGAAGGTGGAGATCTACGAGCTCATCAACCAGATCACCGACGCCGGGGGAGCGGTGCTCATGGTCTCCAGTGAGCTGCCCGAGGTGCTCGGCATGAGCGACCGGATCGCCGTGATGGCGAACGGGCGGCTCACCGGCATCCTCGACGCCGACAGCGCCACCGAGGACGAGGTGATGACCCTGTCGGTCAAGAACGTCGATGACGCCGTCTCGGCCACACCCACGAACCACTGA
- a CDS encoding LacI family DNA-binding transcriptional regulator: MHKPTIKDVAARSGMSIGTVSRVLNGSQATSEASRLAVLEAARELGYLPNAHARSLRSAHSGTIALLVPDIRNPFFAELARVVESAALDHGLATLLCIADEDAAQFDRYVEVIRRQRVDGVAMIPLGEAHQAIDRVIADAIPMVFLDRHVPDIAVPSVVSDPEPGLSQAVDRLLEAGHTRIGFITGPMASSTGRERFHAYRSAMAARGIDVDPELVAHGDFQEESGMQGSALLLDRGVTAILASDSLMSMGALRTCHARGLRIGQDIDLIGFDDLPVFTLTDPPLTVVDQPIAEIGRHGVEMLLARMAGEQADSVRLPTRLIDRSSTRKDAGSPAR, encoded by the coding sequence GTGCACAAGCCCACGATCAAGGATGTTGCCGCCCGATCCGGAATGTCCATCGGCACCGTCTCACGGGTCCTCAACGGCAGTCAGGCGACCTCCGAGGCATCCCGTCTCGCTGTCCTGGAGGCCGCCCGGGAGCTCGGCTACCTGCCCAACGCCCACGCCCGTTCGCTGCGCTCGGCCCACAGCGGCACCATCGCGCTGCTGGTGCCCGACATCCGGAACCCATTCTTCGCCGAGCTGGCCAGAGTGGTCGAGTCCGCCGCCCTCGATCATGGGCTGGCCACGCTGCTGTGCATCGCCGACGAGGACGCCGCCCAGTTCGACCGCTACGTCGAGGTGATCCGCCGCCAGAGGGTCGATGGCGTCGCCATGATCCCGTTGGGCGAGGCCCACCAGGCGATCGACCGGGTGATCGCCGACGCGATCCCGATGGTCTTCCTCGATCGTCACGTACCCGATATCGCCGTCCCGTCAGTCGTGAGCGATCCGGAGCCGGGCCTTTCCCAGGCTGTCGACAGGCTGCTGGAGGCAGGCCACACGAGGATCGGATTCATCACCGGACCGATGGCATCGTCGACCGGCCGCGAGCGCTTCCATGCCTATCGCTCGGCGATGGCGGCCCGCGGCATCGACGTCGACCCCGAGCTCGTCGCCCACGGCGACTTCCAGGAGGAGTCCGGGATGCAGGGATCCGCACTTCTGCTGGACCGCGGGGTCACCGCGATCCTCGCCTCCGACTCGCTCATGTCGATGGGAGCGCTGCGCACCTGCCACGCCCGCGGCCTGCGGATCGGCCAGGACATCGACCTCATCGGCTTCGACGACCTGCCGGTCTTCACCCTCACCGACCCGCCGCTGACGGTCGTCGACCAGCCCATCGCCGAGATCGGACGACACGGGGTGGAGATGCTCCTGGCTCGGATGGCCGGCGAGCAGGCCGACTCGGTCCGCCTGCCCACCAGGCTCATCGACCGGTCCTCGACGAGGAAGGACGCCGGATCACCGGCCCGATGA
- a CDS encoding Gfo/Idh/MocA family protein — MTGLRWGILATGGIARTFTTDLRAAGLDVIAVGSRSLASAQSFADAFDIPRRYRSYQDLVGDPDVDIIYVATPHSLHAEHARMALEAGKHVLVEKSFTLTRSQAAGLRDLAESKGLFLMEAMWTRYLPHMARIRQLVRSGALGRVHALRADHTGVAPTDPDHRLNNLALGGGGLLDIGVYSVSFASDMLGAPVDVRATGILGETGVDTEVSTSMTHADGAVSTTLTSLRATGLNAAAIHGSEASIVIDRSWLTPTTFRVVADDGRVVEIYDRPVEGRGMQYEALAVESYIAEGRTESELEPLDETVAIMGTLDEIRRQIGLRYPGVDD, encoded by the coding sequence ATGACTGGACTTCGATGGGGAATCCTGGCCACGGGTGGGATCGCCCGGACCTTCACCACTGATCTGCGCGCCGCCGGCCTCGACGTCATCGCGGTCGGGTCCCGGTCGCTGGCTTCCGCCCAGTCCTTCGCCGACGCCTTCGACATCCCGAGGCGCTACCGCTCCTACCAGGACCTGGTCGGCGATCCCGACGTCGACATCATCTATGTCGCAACCCCGCACTCCCTCCACGCCGAGCACGCCAGAATGGCCCTGGAGGCGGGCAAGCACGTCCTGGTCGAGAAGTCCTTCACCCTTACCCGGTCCCAGGCCGCCGGGCTTCGTGATCTGGCGGAGTCCAAGGGGCTGTTCCTCATGGAGGCCATGTGGACCCGCTACCTGCCCCACATGGCTCGGATCCGCCAGCTGGTGCGATCCGGAGCCCTGGGGCGGGTCCATGCGCTGCGGGCCGACCACACCGGCGTCGCCCCCACCGATCCCGATCACCGTCTCAACAACCTGGCGCTCGGCGGCGGGGGACTGCTGGACATCGGCGTCTACTCGGTGTCCTTCGCCTCGGACATGCTCGGAGCCCCGGTCGACGTCCGCGCCACCGGGATCCTCGGCGAGACCGGCGTCGACACCGAGGTCTCCACCTCCATGACCCATGCCGACGGGGCCGTCTCGACGACGCTGACCTCTCTGCGGGCCACCGGCCTCAACGCCGCGGCCATTCACGGAAGCGAGGCCAGCATCGTCATCGACAGGTCCTGGCTCACCCCCACCACCTTCCGGGTCGTCGCCGACGACGGACGGGTCGTCGAGATCTACGACCGGCCCGTCGAGGGGCGCGGAATGCAGTACGAGGCTCTGGCCGTCGAGAGCTACATCGCCGAGGGCCGCACCGAGTCGGAGCTGGAGCCCCTCGACGAGACCGTGGCGATCATGGGGACGCTCGACGAGATCCGCCGCCAGATCGGGCTTCGATATCCCGGGGTGGACGACTGA